GAGACCTGGGGCGGGGCCCGCCGTACGAGGTCCGGCCACCACGGTGAAGCTCAACAGGAATCCGGCGATCAGCATGCCGGCCACCGCGGCCGCCGTGCTCACCGCGAGTGCCGTGCCCAGCGCGACGAAGACCACTCCGAACGGCAGCGTCCGCAAGGTGATCCATGCCTGCTGCCGGCCGGTCCCGGGAATGGTGGACAAGAGGCCGAGCGCGATCGGTGTGAACAGTGCGTACAGCGCCGCCACGGGTTGCTGAAGACCGTAGAGGAACGTGTAGAAGCCGATGCTCGCCGAGCAGGTGACCTGAATCGACCGTCGCAGGATCGCGGCATCACCCGGCCCCGGCGTCATGCGTGCTCGCCACCCGCGCCGGTACGTGCACCGCGGACGGCCCCTGACGGCAGTGGCGGCTGTCCGCGCATGGCGACGTTCCTCTCGGCAGGCACCGCGTGTCCTCGACGACCGGGCCTCTGCCCATTTTCGACCCTCTGAAGAGCCGGCGCACGTGGTGGCGGCCCTGATCGACGCACGACAGGCACTGGGCTCCGGGCCGTGCGGCGCCCGGTGGGCGGGGCACCTCACGGGCCCCGCCGATCCGGTCCCGCAGACCTCGGGCGGTCAGGTCGTCAGGTGGTCAGATCGTCAGCAGGCACCCTCGTCCTGCCAGACGCCCCAGTCGGAGGCGACGGGGGTCTCGTTCTGAGTCCACCACTTGGCCTTCCAGTTGTGGTTGTTGTACGACACCTCGTTGCCGGCGGTGTAGACCGCGGTCGAGCTCCAGGCCGGCTTGCACCCGGTACCAGGGGGCGTGGGCGTCGGGGTGGGGGTCGAGGAGGGCGGCGTGGCCCCGGCGAACGTCACCGAGTACTTGGCGAAGTCCCAGGAGTTCTGCGCCACGCTGGAGCAGGTGCCCGAGGTCCGGCCGCCGTTGTCGGCCGGGGTGCACTGACGGTCGCGGTTGAGGGACCAGAACGTGAAGCGGTCCATGTTGTGGCTGGTGGCGTAGTCCAGCACGGTCTGGAAGTCGGTCTGCGTGAAGAACTCGCCGGTGTCGCTGCGCCCGTTCATCCCGGAGAAGCCCTCGTGGGCGTAGGCGGTCGCCTGGTCCCATCCGAAGGTGGACTGCAGGATCTGGTTGAAGTTGGTCAGCGCGCCGGTCTGCGACGCGGCGCCGTTGAAGCCGCCGTCGAACGGCATGATGGAGAAGTTGTTCGGTGTGAAACCCTGCGACTTGGCCTCCAGCAGCATCTGCTTGCCGAACCAGCCTGTGCCGTCCGCGGTGCCGGCGGTGGTGACGGAGACGTAGAGTCCGGGGTTGTTCTGCTGGAGGATCTTCGCGGCGCCGATCTCGTTCTTGATGGCCGCCGTGTTCTCGTACTCCGGCTCTTCGAGGTCGAAGTCGATGGCGTGCAGACCGTACTTGGTGATGACCTGCTGGTACGCCGCCGCCGTGGCAGCCGCGTCCGAGCACACCTGGCCGAGCTTGGTGCCGCCGTAACCGCCGATGGAGATGGAGACGTCGCCGCCCTTGGCGCGGATGGTGTTGACGACCGACTGCACGGCGGTGTCCGAGGAGACCGGGGCCGTACCGCCCCATGTGGGGCTGCAGCCGCCGCCGTTGGGGGCGAGGACGAAGGCGAGCTGGAACGCCTTGAGGCCGGTGGCGTCCATGATGGCGGCCGTGTCCGGCGGGTCGTTGTCGAGCGGCATCAGGTAGGGAGCCGCGGCGTACCAGCGGTTGCCGAGTGCGGAGGTCGCGCCGGAAGCGCTGCCCGCGACCAGTGCGGTCGTGCCCGCTGCGGCGAGTCCAACGGCGGCCGCCGCGCCCAGACATGCGCGAAGACGTCTCACTGCGTGCCTCCAGGAGGTGGGGAGAGTCGCCCCAGCTTCCTGTAGGTGTTGCGCCCATGCCAATAGATTGGCCTAGACCAGATAACTCTTGGACTAGACCATACGATTGCTTTACCTCTCCCCCGCTACCGGAGGAACCGAACACGGTGAGACATCACGGTCGACACACGCACCGCGGAGCGTGGCCTCCGCCGGGTCAGCCCCGCGCCTGCGCCCTGACATGTGCCGGGTACCACTTCGTGAAGCGGATCGCTGCGACCAGCAAGGCGATCGGGATGACCCAGTTGAGCCAGTCCGACCCGGACCTCACATGCAGTGCGAGCAGCCCCAGCAGGGCCGTGACCAGGAACACCCCGCCCCACGTCGCCGTCAGGATCCTGTTGGTGCGCCGGAACAAGGGTGTGTCCCAGTACTGGCGGGGCACCGACTCACGTGCGTACTGCTCGGTGAACGGTGTGAAGGCGAGGGAACCGAGTGCCACGACGGCGATCACCCCGTTGGCCAGCGTCTGCGCGTAGGTCTCCAGCCACATCAGGTCCTGGCGGTCCACCGCGAGCCCGAGTACGAAGAGGACGGCGAAGAACACCAGACTCGCCGCCTCCAGAATCTTGAAGCTCCCGCGCCTCAGGTCGGGGACATTGAGCACCAGGGCGGCGATGAGCGCCGCCAGTGCGGCGTACTTCCACGTACTGGGGCTCGCCACCACGTCAAAGATGATCCAGGGGGCGAAACCGAGGAAGACATTGTTGGTGCGCGGGGCTTCGCCGCTGGACACATCGGCCCGCACACCGGTCTGCGCATCGGCCGACGGCATTCCGGACGGCGTCATTCGGGACGGCGCAGACTCGCCGCTCCCCGTCGCTCCGAGGCCTCGATTCGCATCGGGTTGAGCCATCGGACACCTCCGCGGATGGCGCCTCCATGTCGGAAACCGAGAGCGCGAGGAAACCCCCGGCCGCGCGCTGAGGCGAGGACCTCTGCTTCTCATGCTGCGACCGCCCCAACCCCGCCGCATCCGCTGCGGAAGTCCCCCGGTACTTGTTCGGGACTCCGTCTGCAGGCGGCGGACCTCGGCGTTTGACTGAAGGGTGACGGCCGACTGTCCGTCGGCGCCGGGACAGTTCGCCCACTCCCGCCGCGCCGGGAATCGTCATGGCCTCGCACCCGACCACCACGTGGGACCCCACCCGCCTCGCACCTGCCGCACGACCTGGACGGGCCGTACCTCCGCAACCGGCCCCAATCCGCGCTTCAGCCCCATCGGCTCCTACCGCTGTCCGCTCGACGGCGACGGCATGCTGCACGGGGTGTGGACGATCCGTGATCGATCCGGCCGCCGGGACCATGCGGCGCACCCTGCTCGACGACTCGCACGTCGAGTTCCCGGGCGTCGACGACCGTCTGGCCTCCAGGGCACTGCCGTACGCCGGTCGTCCTTCAGACAGGCGTCCCAGCGGCGTGACGTAGGGTGAGCGTCCGGGGTGGAAGACCAGAGGGGCAAGAGGTGGCGCCGGATCCGGTGCGGTTCGCGGTACTCGGCCCGGTTCGGGTCTGGCGGGCGGGGACGGAGCTGCACCTCGGACGTCCACAGGAAAGGGCTTTGCTGGCACTGCTGTTGGTACGGGCAGGTCAGCCGGTCTCCGTGAGCGAGGTCGTCGGCGCCCTGTGGGGCGGCCGTCCGCCGGACACCGCGGTCAATGTGGTCCACCGGCATGTAGGGGCACTGCGCCGCCTGTTGGAGCCCGGCCTTCCCACCCGTGCGACGGGCCAGTGGCTGCTCCGGGACACGGGCGGATACCGCCTGGTGGCCGACAGCGACTCTCTGGACCTGTTGCGCTTCCGTGCGCTGCGGGTCGAGGCCCGGCGGGCCGCCTCGGACGGGGCACCCGAACGGGCCGTGGATCTCCTCACCGAGGCATTGTCGCTGTGGCAGGGGCCGACGGCCCACGGGATCCCCGTGGAGGCGCGCGCACACCCGGCGTTCGTCTCGCTGGAGGACGAGCGCCTCGCGACCGTGAAGGAGGCCGCCGATGTCGCGCTGCGTGCGGACGTGCCGGGTGTGGTCCTCCCCCGGCTCCGGGAGGCCGCTGCCGACAGCCCGTTGGACGAACCGCTGATGGCCAGGCTGATGCTCGCCCTTTCGGCCACCGGTCGACGGCCCGAGGCGCTCAGCACATACGTCACCGTGTCGAACCGTCTCGCCGACGAGTTGGGCATCGATCCTGGACCGGAGCTGCGCGACGCCCACCAGGCGGTGCTGCGCGACACGGCATCCATGGCGGCCGGGCCCGCGGCCGGCGACTCCGAGGCGCGCACCGCCCAGGGTCCAGCGGCCTCGGACCTCGTCGGTCCGCGAGCGGCCTCCCTGCCCGTGCCCGCGCAACTGCCGCTCGACCTACCCACGTTCACCGGTCGGCGGGCCGAACTGACCGAGGTCCTCGCACCGCGGTCGAGCGAGGGGCGGTCCGCCGAAACGGTGGTGATCAGTGCCATCGGCGGAATGGCCGGAATCGGAAAGACCACGCTCGCCGTGCACTGGGCCCATCGGGTCGCGGACCGCTATCCCGACGGGCAGCTCTACGTCAATCTGCGGGGGTTCGACCCGTCGGGGGCCGTCATGCGTCCCGACGAAGCGGTCCGCGGTTTTCTGGACGCGCTGGGGGTACCGCCGGACCGCGTCCCGTACGGTCTGGACGCCCAGGCCGCGCTCTTCCGCAGCATGCTGGCCGGACGCCGGTTCCTCGTCCTGCTGGACAACGCGCGGGATTCCGATCACGTGCGGCCGCTGCTGCCCGGCACGCCCGGCTGCCTCACGATCGTCACCAGCCGCGACCAGCTCTCCGGTCTGGTGGCCGCTCATGGGGCCCACTCCCTCACCCTGCGTCCGCTCGGCACCGACGAGGGACGGGAACTCCTCATCCGCCGCCTGGGGGCCGAGCGGGTGTCCGCCGAGCGGGAGGCGGCGGCCGAGATCACGGCACTGTGCGCCGGTCTGCCGCTGGCCCTGGCCTGTGTCGCCGCCCGCGCGGCCACCCACCCGCACTTCTCGCTGTCGGCCGTCGCCGCCGAGCTGCGCGAGGCCCATGGCAGCCTCGACGCGTTCATCGAGGCCGACACGTCGGCCGATGTCGGCGCGGTCTTCTCCTGGTCCTCCCGCGCCCTCTCCCCCGCCGCAGCCCGCCTCTTCCGCCTGCTCGGACTGCATCCCGGACCTGATTTCACCGCGCCGGCCGCGGCCGCCCTGGCCGGGCTCGCGGTGCGGGAGGCGCGGCTGTTGCTGACCGAGCTCTCCCGCGTGCATCTCATCAACGAGCACGCCCCCGGCCGGTACGCCTTCCACGACCTGCTCCGCGCCTACGCCGCCGAACTGGCGCACACCCAGCACGGCGAGGCCGGGTGTCGGGCGGCCGTGAACCAGCTGTTCGAGCACTATCTGTACACGGCGCACGCCGCCGGTCGGCTGATCGCACCGTACGTGGACACCATGCCGCTCCCGCCTCTCCCCGAGGGGACCCTCCCCGAACCCCTCGCCGACGACGAGTCGGCCCTGGCTTGGCTCGCAGCCGAGTACGCGGTGCTGCTCGCCGTCATCGACGTGGCCACCAACTCGGGTTCGGACCGCCTTGTCTGCCTGCTCGTCTCGTCCTTGGAGCGCTTCTTCGACCGGCAGGGGCACTGGCACGACTGGGCGGCCGTCCAACGGACCGCACTCGAGGCCGCACTGCGGTTGTCCGACCCCGTCGTGGAGGCTCACGGCCTGCTCGGACTGGCCCGGGTGGCGGGCCGACTGGGCCTGCGCGACGAAGCCGGTGCCCACCTCGACCGTGTCCTGGGACTCTTCACCGAACTCGGAGACGACGTCGGACGGGCCTACGTCCATCTGAGCCTCGGCTGGGAGGCCGAGCAGCACGGTGACCTACCCGGCGCCCTCCGGCACGACCAACTGGCTCTGGATCTCTTCCGAGCCACCGGCCGGCAGGCCGCGCAGGCGACCGCCCTCAACGCGGTCGGCTGGGACCACGCGACGCTCGGGGATCACCAACAGGCCCTCGACCACTGCCTCGAGGCCTTGACCATTCAGAGGGATCTCGGAGACCACATCGGCCAGGCCGCCACCTGGGACAGCATCGCCTACGCCCACCACAACCTCGGCGACCACCCGCAGGCCCTCACCAGTTACCGCAACGCTCTCACCATCTTCCGGGACCTGGGCGTGCCGGCCGAGGAGGCCGGAACCCTCGTCCGTATCGGTGACACACACCGTGCGACAGGCGACCACGAGGCCGCCCGCGCCGCCTGGCGCAGCGCCCTCACCCTCTTCACCGAACTCGCCCACCCCGACGCCGAGCGCGTCCGTGTGCGCCTCGAGGAACGGGGCGAACCGCTGGGTGACGCGTGACGGGATGTGTGCCCCGGGAATCTCTGGCCCGGGGCACAGCGGTCAGTTGAGTGAGCTGTCTATCGAGGACAACGGTACGGAGAACAGCACCCGTTGCGGAATCGCATGGTCGGTTCCTGTCCAGTGCCCTGTGCTGTCGGCCGCCCATTCGGTGAGCGTCCACACCCGGCCCGTACTCCACCAGTAGGACATGCTCTCGGTGTGCTGGCCCCAGCAGGCGTACACGATGTCCTGCCCGCAGTTGGCTGCCGCCGTGGCTCCGCTGGTGTTCTGCCGCCACAGGATGCCGTGCTGGCCGACACCGCTGCGCGCGTCGTCGACGTAGAAGTTCGGAGTGCCACCGCTGGTGACGCTGTGCGACAGCACGCCCTGCAGCCCGACGGCGTTCGTCTCGTACGCCGCCGAGGCGTTCACGTGGCTGCTGCTGTCCGTGGCGAGGTAGCCGGGCTCGGAGCTGAAGTCGTACCGCCAGATGCGGGCCGGCTCCGTGCCGCCGGAGGAGAACCACTCGGTGGCGACCAGGCTGTCCGGCACGCTGCTGCGGTCCAGCGAGATGGAGCCGAAGCACGGCCGGGAGTCGTCGTTGGTCGAACTGCAGGCTCCTCAGGCGAGGCTGTAGAAGCCGACGGCCGGCATCACGTACTGGTAGCCGTCCGCCGACCACCCGCCACTCACCTTGCCGACCGCGGAACTGTTGACGGTCGCCTGGAGGATGCGCTTCATGTCGAAGATGTACATCACCGACCTGATGCGTCCGTGGACGATCGTCGGCCGCGACGGCGACCACCACGACAGCGTCCACCGCGGTGGCGGCCACGGCCACTGACGGGATCGATCGACCCGCGTGTGCCGGTCCGCGCCCAAGGGGCCCGGACCGGCACCACTGATGAACAGGCCTAGGCGTACGGGAAGTTCGCCGGCGCTTCTCCGCGCGCTTCCGTGACCCCCTCGACGTGCTCGGCCGCTACAGCTTCACCCCGTCCGCCCCGCGCGGTCGAGGGTGGCGACCTCGCGTACGGCCTCGGCGATGGACGGGAAGTCCTTCTTGAGGATCGCGCCGTGGTTGCCGGCGACCTTCGCACTGATCTGGATGTTCGGGTTGCGGGCGGTCACCGCGTCGAGGCCGGTGCGTATCCGTTCCTGCTCGTCACCGCGGCTTCCGAAGGACGTCCCCGAAGCGACCACGTACCGCACCGGGACGGTGATGTCGTCCAGCACGGGGCCCAGTTCGCGCTCGCGGGAGAGCCTGCCGAGCTCGATGTTGCTGTTCGCCTGCTGTTCGGCGGTCATCCGCGGGGCCAGGCCCGTCGGGCGCAGCAGCGGCAGGAACCAGCCCATCCGCCGGAACAGCTTCCGGATCCGCTGTTCCATGGCCTCGTCGAGCCAGTCGTAGGGAAACGCGCCGTCGACCAGGACCGCGCCCAGGGCACGCTCCGGGTTCCGGCCGGCCCAGTGCGCCCCGACGACCGCCCCGTAGGACCAGCCCACCACCAGCGCCCGGTCCACACCCCTGGCCGCGAGAACGGCATCGACGTCCCGGACGGCTGCTTCGAAGGAATAGTCCGCCGAGCGCTTCGATCTGCCGCGGGCCCGCTCGTCGTAGGTGATGTGGCGCCACCCCGTGCCCAGTTCGGCGATGACGCGCCGCCAGTACCCCTGCGTGGCGAACTGGCCATTGAGGTAGACCACGGGGATGCCGGGTCCGCCCATGTCGGTGACGGCCAGGGCCGTATCGTCGACCGACACCATGCCGGTCCACTTCGAACTGTTCGAACTCGTCGAGGACGTGCTGTTCTTCGTCATGTGTTCCCCCTGGCTGGTTCTGGTTCAGTTCGTTCAGAGGCTGCGGGCGGTGATGTCGCCGCGGGAGGTGGTGGCGCGGATGTCGAGTTCGGCGGTGCCGTCGTTCTTGAGGGCGTTGCTGACGCGGCCGTGGCCGGTGCCGGCGTCCAGGGCGGCGGAGACGCCGGCGGCGGCGCCGACCGAGATGTCGCCGGACTGGGTGCGGAGCACGACCGTGCCGCGTACGGCCTCGGTGATCCGGATGTCGCCCCTTGCGGTGCTGATCTCCGCGGAGCCGCCCAGCCGGCCGACCTCGACGTCGCCGTCGATCGCGGTGAGACGGACACTCGCGGCCTCGTCGATCTTGATCTGGCGGTACGCGCCTTCGAAGGCGACGTCGCCGAGGCGTCCGACGCCGCGGAGCTCGGCGCTGGCGGTCTTGGCCTCGATGCGGGAGCCGGCGGGCAGTTGGACGGTGACCTCCAGGGATCCGGAGGGGCCGAAGAGCTGGTTGTCGGAGGCCGAGGCCGTGATCCGCAGGACGCCGTCGGCGTAGGCGACTTCTGTCTGTTCGGCGGTCTTGGTGTCGCGGCTCTTGGAGGGGTCGGCGGGGAGGACCTCGACGGTGGTGTCGGCGCGGTCCGCGGCGATGAACTGGACGCGTCCGGCGGGAATGTCCAGGACGGCGGAGATCGGGGCGGGGGTGTCGAACTTCTGCATCATGCTCTCCCGTGCTCGCTCGTTGTTTCTGACATCGGAAACGCTACGTTGCTTTCCACTGTCAGACAACGAGCTTGTTGCATCGGATTGACATCTGCGCAGGTAGAGTTCAGGAAACTGTTGCAACGGTCTTGAGAGTAACGCAACGGCACCTGCCCCGTTCATTGCAATGGGTGAGATGTGAACGCTACAGTGGCGGGATCAGGGACCGCCACGAAGGACCACCGAGGAGATTGCGATGCCGGGAGGCAGGCTCACCCAGCAGGAACGCCAGCAGATCGCGCTGGGGCTGGCCGACGGCCTCCCCTACGCCGAGATCGCCCGACGCCTCGACCGCCCGACCTCGACGATCACGCGTGAGGTGATGCGCAACGGCGGCCCCACCGCCTACCGCGCCGACCTGGCCCACCGCGCCACCGAACGCCGCGCCCACCGGCGCAGGCCCGCCTCCTCCCGAGGACCGGAGTCAGTCACCCAACCGCACGGACGTGACGCCGAGGCCGTGGCCGAGTACGAGGAGACGTTCACCACCGTCCTCATGGCTTCGGGCCTGACCAAGATGACGGCCCGGGTGCTGACCTGCCTGTTCACCACCGACGCGGGCAGCCTCACCGCGTCCCAGCTCGCCCAGCGCCTCCAGGTCAGCCCGGCGTCCATCTCCAAGGCGATCGCCTTCCTGGAGAGCCAGAGCCTCGTCCGCCGGGAACGCGACGAACGCCGCCGCGACCGCTACGTCGTCGACGACGAACTTTTCTACCAGGCGACGATCGCCAGCGCCCGAGCCAACGACCAACTCGTCGAAACCGCACGCCAAGGCGTCGCCATCCTCGGCCCCCACACCCCCGCCGCCACCCGCCTGGAGAACATCGCCCGCTTCCTCGACTTCATCAGCGAAAGCATCACCCGCGCCGCCGAACAGGCCCGCGAAGTCCTCCACACCAAACCCGAAGCGACCTCGAGCGACACCGCCCCACCAGGTCCGGACCACGGATAGACAACCCTCTCGAGCGTCACAGCCATGAGACGAAGTCGGCTGCCTCCTCGGGGAAACATGAGGTTCCACCACGGCGGCCGTCCGCGACAGCGCGCGGAAATCTCCGCGCAGGCGACCGCGCGACGCAGGTCGATACAGGGCCGCGAGACACCGCTCGCGGCCCTGTTGCGTGTCGGAGTTACGGCTGCTGCTGGGCCGGAGCGGGGCGAGCGCCCGCCGGGCGGCGAGCCTTGGAGACGGTCGAGGCCGCGTCGGATGCGGGCGCTGCCACCGTGCGCCACCACGGGGCTTGAGGCAATTCGCCGCCAGGTTCGAAGGGTTGGCCCGGTATCGGCAGGGCAACCCGAGCACGTGCTTCAGCAGCGGCCGCGTACGTGCGCTCGGCGGGCTCCTCCCACGGATGCGGGGCCAGGTTGAAGGTGCCCCAGTGGATCGGCAGCAGCACGCCGTGCGGCTCGCCTCCGCCCAGGTCGAGGTGGGCGCGGAGACCCTCCTCCGGTGTCATGTGGATGTCCGGCCAGAAGTCGCTGTAGGCGCCGATCTGCATCATCACCGCGTCGAACGGACCGTGTGCCGCCCCGATTTCGGCGAAGCCGGGAAAGTAACCCGTGTCCCCACTGTGGAAGACCTGGTGCCTGGGACCGCTCGCCACCCAGGATGCCCAGAGCGTGCGGCGGTGCACGGCCCGTCCGCAGAAGTGCCGCGCCGGTGTGGCAGTCAGTGTCAGACCTGCGACCTGCGCCGACTCGTGCCAGTCCAGTTCCGTGATCCGTTCGGGTGCGACTCCCCAGCGCTCCAGGTGCGCCCCCACGCCCAGCGGGACCGCGAACTGGGCGCCCGTGCCGACGAGAGCGCGAATGGTGGGCATGTCCAGATGGTCGTAGTGGTCATGGGAGATCACCACCACGTCCACGGGGCCGAGGTCCTCAAGGGGCAGCGGGACCGGGTGGAGTCGTCGGGGTCCCGCGAAGCCCACCGGTGAACAACGCTCGCCCCATACCGGGTCGAACAGCAGCCTCGCGCCGTCGATCTCGGTGAGAACGGTGGAGTGCCCCGTCCAGGTCAGGCGCAGACCGGATTCCGGCGCCGCGTCGGGTCCCGTGACGGCCGGTCGGTGCAGAGGGATCGCCGTGGCCGGCCTGCGACGGACGCGATCGGCACGGTGGACGTTCGTCCGGGCCAAGTCGAGCGCGGAGCCGGAGGCCATGGTCAGGGTGTTGGTCGGGTTGCGGAAGCTGCCGTCGGCGTACTGAGGAGATGCCTGCATACGCTCCAGTCGTGCACCGGTGGGGATGCCGCCGAAGGCGGCGGGGCGAAGCAACCGCCCGAGGCGCGGCAGAGGCATGAGAGGTCTCCGTAGTGATAGCCGGGTGGGCCGAGGCTGAGAGGAGACGGAAGGTTCACTGTCGACCTGCCGCCTCGACCAACAGCCCTCGGGGTTTCCGCAGGATCTGCGCCCCTGAATGTAGTCACTGGAAACAATGATGTCAACGACAACAATGTCGCCAGTGTCTACATTTTCTGGGCATGGCCATGCGCCGACCGGAGCACTCCCGTCGGGCGGGACGTTCAGGCGTCGTGCGGCCGCCGGATGTCGTGGACGAGCTCGGCCGTGGCCTCCCACAGCGCACGCTGAACCGCTTCACCTCTCCCGATCTCAGGGCACCGCAGGGGCTTTGCGGTCCTGGCGGCGAAGTAGCTGATGTCGGCCCCGTGCTGGGGGTTGCCGACGCCCAGCGCGGTGAGGGCCCTTTCCAGGGCACCGGCGAGAGGGAGTTCACGCCCCAGCCCGGTGGCGTTGAAGCCGGGACAGCAGCAGGTGACCGCGACGCCCGTGCCGTGGAGCCGGCGGCCGAGTTCCTGCGTGAACATGATGTCCATCAGCTTGGACCGGCCGTAGCGCGGGCTCGACCCGATGCGCGTGAAGTCCGCGGTGTCGGTCAGGTCCAGCGACGGGTCGATGGTGTGGGCCCGCAGCGAGGCCCGGGAGGCGACCGTGACGATCCGGGCGGGTGCGGATGCGGTGAGCCTGTCACGCAGGGCGTCGGTGAGCACCCACGGCGCGAGGTAGTTCACGGCGGTCATCTCGGCGTACCCCTCCGAAGTGACCCGCTGGGAGAAGGCATGCAGGCCCGCGTTGTTGATCAGCACGTCGATCCGCGGATAGCGCGCAGCGATCTCCTCGCCCGCCCGACGGACCTCGGCCAGCAGGGACAGATCGGCCCGGAAGACGTCGATCGGGGTCCCCGGCGCCGCCCGTTCGATCTCTTCCCGCAGCGCATCGGCCTTCGGTCGACTGCGGGCGACGATGCCGAGGTGGGCACCGCGGCGGGCCAGGTCGAGAGCGGCGAGCCGGCCCATGCCGTTCGTCGCGCCGGTCATGACGATGACGGGCCGCAGATCCATGCGGTTCTCTCTTCGAGTTGATACTGAGGTACCTCATCAACGTAACATTCGCTGAGGTACCTCACCAGTCCAGGGCCGGGAGAGAGAACCCGGACAGAGCCCCGAGGAGCGAAGGCCGTGCGTGGTCGGAAGGTGACCCCCGTAGAGGTCGGACTGCGGTATCTGTCGCTCGGGTACGACCTGCGCAGAGTGGTCGACGACAGCATGACCACCGGCGGTCTTTCCCTTGCCCGTACGAAGGTCTTGCAGGTGCTCGACCGTCGGGGCACCGTACGTCAGTCGGTCCTGGCGCAGGAGCTCGGCCAGGCCCCACGGTCGGTCACCCAGTCCGTCGAGGCCCTGGAGCGTGAGGGACTGGTCGAGCGGACGGCGGATCCTCATGACGGGCGCTCCAAGCTGGTGCGCCTCACCCCGGAGGGCACCAAGGCGCTCATCGCGGGGACCGCGGCGGGGGAACAGGTGTTGCGGGAGGTCTTCGGGGCGATGGGCCCCGACCAGCTGGGGAACTTGGACCAGTTGCTCGACGCCCTCCGGGCGGCCCTGTCGGGAGCCGCCTGACCTGCCGCGACGTGACGGGGTCGGGAGCTCCCGTTCGACGGGCTCCCGCCTCAGACTTGTGCCATGCCGCCGTCGACGCTCAGTTCCATGCCTGCGCAGAAGCTGCTCTCGTCGGATGCGAGGAAGACGGCGGCCGCAGCGACTCCCTCGGGAGCACTCCTGTCGTTGTGACGGCCCGACCCGGAAGGAGCCGCTTCCCCTCCGGGAGTGGGCCGGGAGGGGGCCGGGCCTGGGCCGCGCCGACTCAGTCGCCGACGCCCGAGTCGACCTGGTGACCGTTGGCGGTCAAGGTGACGTCGATGTTGCCCCGGGTGGCGTTCGAGTAGGGACACACCTGATGTGCGGCCGCGACGATCTGCGCCGCCTGCTCGGGATCCGAGATCTGTGGCAGGGTCACGTGGAGCTCCACGGCGAGTGCGAACCCACGATCCTCGGTCGACAGGAGGCTGACACGGCTCTCGATCGAAGCGTCGCCGGTTTCGGCCCTTTCGCGACGGCCCACCACGCCGAGTGCGCCCTCGAAGCAGGCCGCGTAACCCACCGCGAAGAGCTGTTCGGGGTTCGTGCCGCCCCCGTCGCCGCCCATCTCCTTCGGCACACGGAGCTGGACGTCCAGGACACCGTCATGGGTGCGCCCGTGGCCGCTGACACGGCCGCCGGTCACGGTTGCCTCCGCCGTGTAGAGAACTCGTGCCATCTCGATCTCCCTTCCGGACCCGCCGATCGCCCCGGCCCACGGCCGGGAC
This portion of the Streptomyces mirabilis genome encodes:
- a CDS encoding MBL fold metallo-hydrolase, translated to MPLPRLGRLLRPAAFGGIPTGARLERMQASPQYADGSFRNPTNTLTMASGSALDLARTNVHRADRVRRRPATAIPLHRPAVTGPDAAPESGLRLTWTGHSTVLTEIDGARLLFDPVWGERCSPVGFAGPRRLHPVPLPLEDLGPVDVVVISHDHYDHLDMPTIRALVGTGAQFAVPLGVGAHLERWGVAPERITELDWHESAQVAGLTLTATPARHFCGRAVHRRTLWASWVASGPRHQVFHSGDTGYFPGFAEIGAAHGPFDAVMMQIGAYSDFWPDIHMTPEEGLRAHLDLGGGEPHGVLLPIHWGTFNLAPHPWEEPAERTYAAAAEARARVALPIPGQPFEPGGELPQAPWWRTVAAPASDAASTVSKARRPAGARPAPAQQQP
- a CDS encoding SDR family oxidoreductase, encoding MSLLERHPGQHRRHLDRQRSPGRLGRRRLSRRGPGPAPSRPTPGGEAAPSGSGRHNDRSAPEGVAAAAVFLASDESSFCAGMELSVDGGMAQV
- a CDS encoding MarR family winged helix-turn-helix transcriptional regulator — protein: MRGRKVTPVEVGLRYLSLGYDLRRVVDDSMTTGGLSLARTKVLQVLDRRGTVRQSVLAQELGQAPRSVTQSVEALEREGLVERTADPHDGRSKLVRLTPEGTKALIAGTAAGEQVLREVFGAMGPDQLGNLDQLLDALRAALSGAA
- a CDS encoding SDR family NAD(P)-dependent oxidoreductase, with the translated sequence MDLRPVIVMTGATNGMGRLAALDLARRGAHLGIVARSRPKADALREEIERAAPGTPIDVFRADLSLLAEVRRAGEEIAARYPRIDVLINNAGLHAFSQRVTSEGYAEMTAVNYLAPWVLTDALRDRLTASAPARIVTVASRASLRAHTIDPSLDLTDTADFTRIGSSPRYGRSKLMDIMFTQELGRRLHGTGVAVTCCCPGFNATGLGRELPLAGALERALTALGVGNPQHGADISYFAARTAKPLRCPEIGRGEAVQRALWEATAELVHDIRRPHDA
- a CDS encoding organic hydroperoxide resistance protein, whose product is MARVLYTAEATVTGGRVSGHGRTHDGVLDVQLRVPKEMGGDGGGTNPEQLFAVGYAACFEGALGVVGRRERAETGDASIESRVSLLSTEDRGFALAVELHVTLPQISDPEQAAQIVAAAHQVCPYSNATRGNIDVTLTANGHQVDSGVGD